The Coffea arabica cultivar ET-39 chromosome 8e, Coffea Arabica ET-39 HiFi, whole genome shotgun sequence genome window below encodes:
- the LOC113702835 gene encoding calcineurin B-like protein 7 isoform X1 — MGNWCMKQRHQVYHEDPSVLASETHFTVREVKLLYKLFKKLSSSITDDGFISREEFQLGLVQNSKKQSFFADRMFNLFDYKSDGVIDFGEFVRSLSIFHPDTPEAEKVAFAFRLYDIWQTGFIETEEVKEMILAFLDESDLTLSDDTVELIISKTFEEADSKRDGKIDTEEFKDFAARNPSLLKNMTIPYLKCKYSKSKLIQHSMQARRLFDLEHTSLNS; from the exons ATGGGTAATTGGTGTATGAAGCAGCGGCATCAGGTATATCATGAAGATCCATCTGTTCTTGCATCTGAAACACATT TTACTGTGAGGGAGGTGAAACTGTTGTACAAGTTGTTCAAGAAATTAAGCAGCTCTATAACTGATGATGGATTTATCAGCAGA GAAGAGTTTCAGCTCGGATTGGTTCAAAATAGCAAGAAGCAGTCATTCTTTGCAGATAGG ATGTTCAATTTATTTGACTACAAGAGTGATGGAGTGATAGATTTTGGTGAGTTTGTCCGATCTTTGAGCATCTTTCACCCCGACACACCTGAAGCCGAAAAAGTTGCTT TTGCATTCAGACTATATGACATTTGGCAGACAGGATTTATAGAAACTGAGGAG GTCAAGGAGATGATTTTGGCATTCCTAGATGAGTCAGATTTGACGCTGTCCGATGATACTGTTGAACTCATAATCAGCAAG ACATTTGAAGAAGCTGATTCAAAGAGAGACGGAAAGATTGACACGGAAGAATTTAAGGATTTTGCTGCCCGGAATCCATCCTTACTAAAGAACATGACAATTCCATACCTGAA GTGTAAATACTCGAAAAGCAAACTTATTCAGCACTCAATGCAAGCAAGGAGATTGTTTGACTTAGAGCACACTAGTTTAAATTCATAA
- the LOC113702835 gene encoding calcineurin B-like protein 7 isoform X2: MGNWCMKQRHQVYHEDPSVLASETHFTVREVKLLYKLFKKLSSSITDDGFISREEFQLGLVQNSKKQSFFADRMFNLFDYKSDGVIDFGEFVRSLSIFHPDTPEAEKVAFAFRLYDIWQTGFIETEEVKEMILAFLDESDLTLSDDTVELIISKTFEEADSKRDGKIDTEEFKDFAARNPSLLKNMTIPYLKDITTAFPSFVLKSEPEDGITKAF; this comes from the exons ATGGGTAATTGGTGTATGAAGCAGCGGCATCAGGTATATCATGAAGATCCATCTGTTCTTGCATCTGAAACACATT TTACTGTGAGGGAGGTGAAACTGTTGTACAAGTTGTTCAAGAAATTAAGCAGCTCTATAACTGATGATGGATTTATCAGCAGA GAAGAGTTTCAGCTCGGATTGGTTCAAAATAGCAAGAAGCAGTCATTCTTTGCAGATAGG ATGTTCAATTTATTTGACTACAAGAGTGATGGAGTGATAGATTTTGGTGAGTTTGTCCGATCTTTGAGCATCTTTCACCCCGACACACCTGAAGCCGAAAAAGTTGCTT TTGCATTCAGACTATATGACATTTGGCAGACAGGATTTATAGAAACTGAGGAG GTCAAGGAGATGATTTTGGCATTCCTAGATGAGTCAGATTTGACGCTGTCCGATGATACTGTTGAACTCATAATCAGCAAG ACATTTGAAGAAGCTGATTCAAAGAGAGACGGAAAGATTGACACGGAAGAATTTAAGGATTTTGCTGCCCGGAATCCATCCTTACTAAAGAACATGACAATTCCATACCTGAA GGACATAACTACAGCATTTCCTAGTTTTGTGCTGAAATCTGAGCCGGAAGATGGGATTACCAAGGCGTTTTGA